The Nitrospirota bacterium genome segment CCTTTTTATTACATTCGAAGGAATAGAAGGTAGCGGAAAATCAAGACATATCAAACAGCTGTTTGAAGAACTGGAAAAGGAGGGATATCCGGTCATCCTCACACGTGAACCCGGAGGAACAAGGATCGGCGAAAAACTCAGAAATCTCGTTTTGGAACCGGACCACAAAGAGATTGATCCCACCACAGAATTGTTACTTTATCTTGCGGCAAGGTCTCAGCATTTACACGAATTAATTCTCCCGGCCCTGCGGAAGAACAAGATTATTCTATGTGACCGGTTTCATGATTCAACCTACGCCTATCAAGGAGGAGGAAGAGGAATCGATTTTGGTCTCATCGATCCGATCATCCAGACCTTGTTTCATCAAATTAAACCTGATCTCACTTTTTTGCTCGATCTGCCGCCGAACCAGGCCCTGGAACGGGTACGGGAACGAACGGGTCGCTTGAACCGGATTGATGCGGAAAACATTGCCTTTCATGAAACTGTTCGTTCCAAATATCTCATGTTGGTCAATAAGGAACCTGAACGATTTAGAGTCGTGAATAGTTCGGGAGAGTACGCTGAAGTTCATCAGGAAATTAGAAAGGAAATCGCACTTCTTTTTAGACATTT includes the following:
- a CDS encoding dTMP kinase; amino-acid sequence: MKHHTPVEEKGLFITFEGIEGSGKSRHIKQLFEELEKEGYPVILTREPGGTRIGEKLRNLVLEPDHKEIDPTTELLLYLAARSQHLHELILPALRKNKIILCDRFHDSTYAYQGGGRGIDFGLIDPIIQTLFHQIKPDLTFLLDLPPNQALERVRERTGRLNRIDAENIAFHETVRSKYLMLVNKEPERFRVVNSSGEYAEVHQEIRKEIALLFRHFRHEI